One genomic window of Anaerolineae bacterium includes the following:
- a CDS encoding methyltransferase domain-containing protein — protein sequence MASHEGLSQPAAGRLYDRITWLYARLSDVGGQTKTQALTWRAVRPGERVLEVGCGAGHDLRRWAAAVGPRGLAVGVDLAYALLRLARQRAAASLVQAKATRLPWPAEVFDAVYGAYVLDLLPHEALVPALREWRRVVRPAGRAVMVTMTWGTESFSRVVMGLWSAVYRLSPPAICAGCRPLSVAPAAREAGWHIRQRKVLIE from the coding sequence ATGGCCTCCCATGAAGGCTTGTCTCAGCCGGCGGCAGGGCGTCTGTATGACCGCATCACCTGGTTGTACGCAAGGCTGAGCGACGTGGGAGGCCAGACCAAAACGCAGGCGTTGACCTGGCGGGCGGTGCGCCCCGGCGAGCGGGTGTTGGAGGTGGGCTGCGGCGCGGGCCATGACCTGCGCCGTTGGGCCGCCGCCGTTGGCCCGCGAGGGTTGGCCGTCGGCGTGGACCTGGCTTACGCCCTGTTGCGCCTGGCGCGACAACGGGCCGCTGCTTCCCTGGTGCAGGCCAAAGCCACAAGGCTTCCCTGGCCTGCCGAGGTCTTCGACGCGGTGTATGGCGCTTATGTGCTCGACCTGCTTCCCCACGAAGCCCTGGTGCCTGCGCTGCGCGAATGGCGGCGGGTGGTGCGCCCTGCAGGAAGAGCCGTGATGGTCACCATGACCTGGGGCACGGAGTCTTTCAGTCGGGTGGTGATGGGCCTGTGGTCGGCGGTCTATCGCTTGAGTCCTCCGGCCATATGTGCCGGTTGTCGGCCTTTGAGCGTGGCGCCCGCGGCGCGTGAAGCGGGCTGGCACATCCGGCAGCGAAAAGTGCTCATCGAGTGA
- a CDS encoding universal stress protein, which produces MGGYRRGPLVERLIGSTVNGVLNQARRPVLLVR; this is translated from the coding sequence ATGGGCGGCTATCGGCGCGGCCCGTTGGTCGAGCGACTCATCGGCAGCACGGTGAACGGCGTCCTGAACCAGGCGCGCCGACCGGTGTTGTTGGTTCGCTGA